The DNA window GCTTTTCCGCATCGATGAAGTGATCTGGAAAGTTCATGAAAAGCTCCAGAACCACCGGAACCGTAACCATGCGGTTATTTCCGTAAAGCTTGAGGTGAAGAATTTTTCCCTGCTTGAATACCATGGCAACGAAACGCTGCTTTACCTGGCGCTCTATAATATTGTTGAAAATGCACTGAAGTACTCGGATAACAGTCCGGTCGTTATCCGGATCTATGAGAAAGACGGGCATCTGGCAGTTGACGTTCAGGACCTCGGTGTCGGAATCGACCCGGAAGATCTTCTGAAAATCACGGAGACGTTCTACCGGGGCAAAAACGTAGGCACGGTAAAAGGGAGCGGCATCGGATTGTCGCTGTCTGAAAGCATCCTCCGCCATCACGATATTGGAATGACCATCGAATCCGAATTGGGAAAAGGGACAACGGTCTCGCTGGTTTTTGGCAGGGATTTGACTTGAGGTTTTGTCTGAGTTTTTACTGCTTTTTGAACTGATTATTCTTAAACCACCCCGTCAAAAATTCTTTGAATTTTCGCCACCCCTCCAAGGGAGGGGGTTTTGATTAACAGTAGTTTATCACCCACCTATTTAAGTTAAAGATTGAACATTTAATATGCAGATGCATAATGCTGCGTTGTTTTTTTAACGCAAAGGTTTTATTTTCATAACGTATAATTTAAGGAAGCAAAGAAGGATCAGCGAGCTGATCTGATGAAGCGTCTGGATCAACGTGCGCTTCATCAGCGGCTTTGCCGCTTTTCTTTGCTCCCTTGAAAATACGCGGAATCCTTATTAAAACTTTGCGTTAAAATTTATGCGTTTTTAAAGCATCAATAGGAATGGGCTTCAGCCCATTTACCTTGTAATACATGACGATCGGCTTTAGCCGAAACTTATCCTGTATTTTGGCCGAAGCCGGTTTTTAATGGCAACCATATCATCCATCGGGCTAAAGCCCGGCGCTATTGATAATCACATAATAAACTATATATCTTACGATTAGATTTATGTCAATAAAAAGACAATTGACCATACTCTTAACTACAAAAAACTTCCAGCTTCCAGCATCCCTCTCCCAGCCTATCAACTCTTCATACCCCAGCCTAACCCATACCAAACCAAAAAACCGTCAATCCTGCCAGTAACCACAAAAACTTCCAGCACCCAGCATCCCGCATCCAGCCTATCCATTCACCTTCTAACCAAACTCTAATGTTGGATTAAGCGAATCTTAATCCGGCTTGACATTCCCTCTAATCTGCCGGAAATAACTTTGCAGCCTAAATAAAAGGCTTTGAAGAAAATTATTTTTACAATACTCTGCATTCCGCTTTTTGCGTATGCTTCCGCACAGGTAAGCGATACGATCAAGATCAGCAGATCCGAAGCAGAGTCTGCATTCCTTGAGAAAAATATTGACCTTATTGTCCAGAAGCTTGAGATTTCCCAGGCGGAAGCCCAGGTATTACAGGCTAAATACTGGCCGAATCCAACTTTAACCGTAGATGAGGTAAACCTCTGGCGTACCTATGATATCGAGGCACAGCCTGCGCTCATCGGCAACTGGGGGAAAAGTTCCCAAGTCTCGGTGCAGGTTGAGCAGGTAATCAAAACCGCCGGTAAAAGAAGGAAAAATATCGAGCTCCAGAACATTGAAGTGGACGGCGAGAAATACGAATGGCAGGAAGTGATGAGGGAACTGAAAAAGCTGCTTCGCAACACCATGACGGAGATGGTTTATAACCAGGAACTGCAACGGTTGTACAGCAGCCAGATCTCTTCCATCACAAAGTTGACGGCTTCCTATAAAAACCAGCTGACCTCCGGAAACATCAGCAAAGCCGAATACATTCGGCTAAAGGCACAGGAAGTGGAATTCAAGAAGAAACTCGTTTCCCTGCAGCAGGAAGCGGAAGAACACCAAACGGAACTGAAAGCATTGTTGATGTTGCCAGCGGACCGTTACGT is part of the Chryseobacterium camelliae genome and encodes:
- a CDS encoding TolC family protein yields the protein MKKIIFTILCIPLFAYASAQVSDTIKISRSEAESAFLEKNIDLIVQKLEISQAEAQVLQAKYWPNPTLTVDEVNLWRTYDIEAQPALIGNWGKSSQVSVQVEQVIKTAGKRRKNIELQNIEVDGEKYEWQEVMRELKKLLRNTMTEMVYNQELQRLYSSQISSITKLTASYKNQLTSGNISKAEYIRLKAQEVEFKKKLVSLQQEAEEHQTELKALLMLPADRYVIISDPLKQPSGDFSELDLNQWLAESAENRPDILLSKNQEKHALKNLEIQNALKTPDLTFSVGYDRGGNIMKDFVGVGVSLDLPVFDRNKGNIQDARIEVDKSGYETRKNILKSQNEISSVYHNYIRTKKISAELDDEYESTLDSLLVSHEKNFRLRNISMLEYMDFLETFIDNKMIILDTKKELNEYFENLQYAVGKDL